The sequence below is a genomic window from Halomonas halophila.
CCTGTGGGCCGGCGAAGCGGTGCTGCCGGACGACAGCGCGGAGACGCCTTGATGCTGCTGCAGTTCACCAAGATGCACGGGCTGGGCAACGACTTCATGGTGGTCGACCTGATCAGCCAGCGGGCGCGGCTGCGCGACGAACAGATCCGCGCCCTGGCCGACCGCCGCTTCGGCATCGGCTTCGACCAGCTGCTGGTGGTCGAGCCGCCGCGCGACCCCGACATGGACTTCCGCTACCGGATCTACAACGCCGACGGCAGCGAGGTGGAGAACTGCGGCAACGGTGCCCGCTGCTTCGCCCGCTTCGTGCGTGACCAGCGCCTGACCCACAAGCACGAGATCCGCGTCGAGACCGCCGGCGGCCCCCTGACCCTGGTGGTCGAGGAGGACGAGCGGGTGCGCGTCGACATGGGCACCCCGCGCTTCACCCCCGAGGCGCTGCCCTTCGAGGCCGACGAGGATCGCCCGCGACACGCGCTCACCGTCGAGGGCGAGACCCTCGAGGTCGGCGTGGTATCAATGGGCAATCCTCACGCGGTGCTGCGGGTGGACGACGTCGACGGCGCCCCGGTGGAGCGCCTGGGCCCGCTCATCGAGCATCACCCGCGCTTCCCGAAACGGGTCAACGCCGGCTTCATGCAGGTCGTGTCGCCGCATGACATCAGGCTGAGGGTGTACGAGCGCGGCAGCGGCGAGACCCTGGCCTGCGGCACCGGCGCCTGCGCCGCGGTGGCCACCGGCATCCGCCTGGGCTGGCTCGAGAGCCCGGTCACCGTGCACCTGCCCGGCGGCGACCTGGAGATCGCCTGGTCCGGCGACGACGCCCACCTGACCATGACCGGACCCGCCACGCGGGTCTTCGAGGGACGCGTGCCCCTGGCATAAAGACCGACAACACCGCGCGCCCAACGCAGAGGAGAGATCGCCCATGAGCCAAGCCGCCCCCGAGCCGCGCAAGACCCTGGACCCCGACGTCGTCGCCCAGTGGCTGGCCCGCCATCCGGACTTCTTCGTCGGCCGCGAGGGCCTGCTGCAGCAGCTCCGGGTGCCGCATCCCGAGGCCCGGGGCGCCACCTCCCTGCTGGAACGCCTGGTGCACGACCTGCGCGGCCGCGCCGAGCAGGCCGAAAACCGGCTCGAGCAGCTGCTCGAGTCGGCCCGCCACAACGAGGCCCAGTACCGGCGCACCCGCGAGCTGGTGCTGGCGCTGCTCGAGGCCGAGGACGGCGACGCCCTCGGCCAGGCGCTGGCGACCCAGTTCAGCGAACGCTTCCAGACCCCGGCGCTGGCGCTGTGGTGCCCGGCCTCGCTCACCGACGACGAGCCGACCCCGCCCCAGGCCCCCCGCCAGGTGCTCGACGATCACGCGACCCGGCGCCTCAATGCGCTGCTCGACGGCCGCACCAGCCGCTGTGTACGGCTCACGCCCGGCGACTGGAAGCGCCTGCTGCCCCATGCGCCGGCGCCCGAACAGGCCGGCTCCTGCGCCCTGGCGCGGCTGACACTGGGCGAGCCCATGGGCTACCTGGTGCTGGCCAGCCCCGCCCCGGACCACTTCCGCGCCAGCATGGACACCCTGTTCACCGAGTACGTCGGTGACGTGGTCGCCCGCCTGCTGGTGCGGCTGGCACCCGCCCGCCATGGCTGACGACACCCTGCTGGCGCGTCAGGTCGAGGCCTGCCTCGCCGAGCTCGCCCGCACCGCGAGCCCGGCCACGGTGAGCGCCTACCGGCAGGACCTGGCGGCGCTGACCGACTTCCTCGACGCCCAGGGCGTGGACGACGGCGGCGCGCTGGACGTGGCCCTGATGCGGCGCTTCCTCGGCGGCGAGCGGGCCCGCGGCCTGGCACCGCGCAGCCTGGCCCGCCGCCGTGCCGCCGTGGCGCGCTTCGCCGAATGGCTGCGCCGCGACGGCCGGCTGGCCCACAACCCGACTGAACTGGTGCGCACGCCCAAGGCGCCCAAGGACCTGCCGCGCCCAGTGGACGTGGACGCCCTCGCGCGCTTCCTCGACACGCCCCACGACGGCTCGCCGCTGGCGGTGCGTGACCAGGCCATGCTCGAGCTGTTCTACTCCAGCGGGCTACGCCTGGCCGAACTGGCGGCGCTGGACCTGAGCGACCTTCAGCCCCAGCGGGTGCGGGTGCTGGGCAAGGGCGGCAAGCCGCGTCAGGTGCCGGTGGGCGGACGCGCCCGCCAGGCCCTGGACGCCTGGCTAAGCGTGCGCGGCGCCCTGGCGGGCGACGGCGAGAGCGCGCTGTTCGTCGGCGCCCGCGGCCGTCGCCTCGGCCATCGGGCGATCCAGCAGCGCCTGGCCCAGCTGGCGCGGCGACGCGGCCTGGACGAGCACCTGCATCCGCACCGCCTGCGCCATTCCTTCGCCAGCCACCTGCTCGAATCCAGCCAGGACCTGCGCGCGGTCCAGGAACTCCTGGGCCATGCCCACCTGTCTACCACTCAGGTCTACACCCGGCTGGACTGGCAGCATCTGGCCACCGGGTACGACGCCGCACATCCCCGGGCGCGACGCCGCCCCGACGACAGCGACACTTCCCCATGACCCGACGCCCTCTCCACCACCCCGGCCACCACCCCGGCCAGCGCCCGCTACAGGCCCTGACCTTCGATCTCGACGACACCCTGTGGGACAACCAGGGCGTGATGGCCCTCACCGAGGACGGCCACTACGCCTGGCTCGACGAGTCTCTCGCCGCCTGGCTCGCCGAACGCGGCGAGCACGCCCTGGGCCGCTTCGCCGAGCGGCAGCCGATCGAGGCCTACCAGCGCCGCCGGCGCGAGCTGGCTGAGCGCCATCCGCTGCGGCGTGGCGACTTCACCTGGATTCGCGAGCAGGCGCTGTGTGCACTGCTGGAGGAATTCGGCCTGCCGCGCTCGGCGGCCTGGATGTGGGCGCTGGCGGCCATGGAACACTTCCATCACCTGCGCCTGCGCGTCTCGCCCTATCCGGAGGTGGAGCCGATGCTCGAGGACCTGCGCAGCCGCTACCGGCTGGCCTCGATCACCAACGGCAACCTGGCCTTCCACCGGCTCGAGCTGTCGCGCCACTTCGAGGTCTCGATCGCCGCCGGCGAGATGCACGCCCCCAAGCCGGACCCGCGCTGCTTCCTGATGACGCTGGCCAAGCTCGGCACCACGCCCGAGCGGGCGATGCATATCGGCGATTCCTGGCAGGAGGACATCCTGCCGGCGGTGCGGCTGGGCATGCAGGCGGCCTGGATCGCCGGCGACACGCCCCACGGCGAGGCGATGCCCGCCGGCGTGCACCGGCTCTCGCATATCCGCGAGCTGCCGGCGCTGCTGGAGAGGCTGGGGCGAGCGTGATCCGCGTGGGAAATGGGAACCCCGAGGAAAAACGCGGCGAGCGACGGCCAGGGCTATGTCCGCTCCCGGCGGACATACGCATTTCCCACCTCCCTGTGGGTCAAGGCAACCGACGCCGCAGAAGCGGAGTTTACGAGCAGTCAATGAGCATTCTAAGGCGGCGGTTAACGCCGCCTGGCCGAGCGCAGTCCGTTTTTACCGGGGTTCGGCCAAGAGCCAGTCGTCGAGGCGCTGATGCACCTCCTCGATGCCGTCCTTCTTGAGCGACGAGAACAGCTGCACGGTCACCAGATCCTCCCACTCGCGCAGCCGCGAGCGCACCTGCTGCAGGGCGTTCTTGGCAGCGCCACGCTTCAGCTTGTCGGCCTTGGTCAGCAGGATATGCACCGGCATGTCGGCCTCGTCGGCCCAGCCGAGCAGGGTCTGGTCGAACTCGGTGAGCGGATGGCGCACGTCCATCAGCAGCACCAGCCCCCGCAGCGAGGCACGCCGGCGCAGGTAGTCGGAGAGGTGACGCTGCCACTCCAGCTTCACCTGCTCGGGGACCTTGGCATAGCCGTAGCCCGGCAGGTCGACCAGGCGATGCTCGTCGCCCTCGTCCAGCGAGAAGAAATTGATCAGCTGAGTACGGCCCGGGGTCTTGGAGGTGCGCGCCAGCGCCTTCTGGCGCGTCAGGGCGTTGATGGCGCTGGACTTGCCGGCGTTGGAACGGCCGGCGAAGGCGACCTCGGCCCCGGCATCGGCGGGACATTTCGCCAGCGTCGGCGCACTGGTGATGAAGCTGGCTGCCTGATAATTGAGGCGCGACATGGCGGGGTTCCTGACGTCGATCAAGGGCGTCGCGGGTTGCATTTCCGCGATTCCGGTGTTCCTTTTATACTGCAGTCGATTTTGTCTGCGGCCGGGGGCGGCAGTATACACCGTGCACCCAACGCCAGCGACAGGCGACCCCGCCCGCTCCACTCCAAAACGGCAGTGTGGATTCGCGATGAGAAAGCTTCTGGCAAGCCTGGCCATTACCCTGGGCGCCTCCGGCGCCACCCATGCCGCGTCCCTGGCCGACGCCGACGCCGCCGCGGGTCGCGACAAGGCCGCGGCCTGCGCCGCCTGCCACGGCCAGGACGGTATCGGCATCACCCCGGCCTTTCCCAACCTGGCAGGCCAGCAGGCCTCCTATCTGGCCAAGCAGATCATGGACATCCGCGATGGCAACCGCCAGGTGCCGCAGATGGTTGGCCAGGTGGACGGTTTCTCCGATCAGGACGCCTGGGACGTGGCCGCCTACTATGCCGGCATGGAGCCGGCGCTGGGCCAGGCCGACCCCGATCCCGCCCTGGTCGAGCGCGGCCGCGAGCTGTACCGCGCCGGCGACATGGAGAAAGGCCTGCCGGCCTGCGCGGCCTGCCACACCCCGACCGGCGCGGGCATCGGCAGCGCCGGCTACCCGGCCCTCTCGGGCCAGCAGCGCGACTATGTCGTCACCACCCTGCAGGCCTTCGCCGCCGGCGAGCGCGCCAACGATCCAAGCGCTATCATGCGCGACATCGCGGCCAAGATGAGCGAGCGCGACATGGAGGCGGTCGCCAACTACGTGCACGGGCTGCACTGAGCCTGGCCGCGTCGAGACCGCCGGCGCCAGGGAACCCCTGGCCCGGCGGCGACTCCAAGGTCGCGAACGCCGTTCTCGAACGACGGCGCCAGGCACACGTCATATCAAGGAGAGACTCCCCGAATGCTCAAGTCACTGATGGTCGCCGTGGCCGGCCTCGGCCTGTCCACTTTCGCCTCCGCCGCGCCGGTCGCCGGCCAGGACTACACCGTGCTCGACGAGCCGGTCCAGACCCAGGTCGCCGACGGCAAGATCGAGGTCACCGAGGCCTTCTGGTACGGCTGCCCGCACTGTTACGCCCTGGAAGACAGCCTCAACGCCTGGGTCGACGAACTGCCCGAGGACGTCGAGTTCCAGCGCATGCCGGCCACCATGGGCGGCGCCTGGAACCGCCACGCCACCGCCTTCTATGCGGCGCAGCAGCTGGGCATTCAGCAGCAGATGCACAGCGATTTCTTCGACGCCATCCACGAGCAGGGCGCCCAGCTGACCGACAGCGAGGACATCGCGGCCTTCTTCAGCCAGTACGGGGTCAGCGAGGACGAGGCCCTCGACGCCCTGGACGCCTTCGGCGTGAAGTCCCAGGTCAACCGCGCCCATGCGCGGATGCGCAGCATGAAGCTGATGGGCGTGCCGGCGCTGATCGTCGACGGCCGCTTCGTGGTCAGCCCGAGCACCGCCGGCAGCCTCGACAACATGCCGCAGATCGCCGGCGCCCTGGTCGACCAGGTGCGCGAGGAGCGGGCCGAATAACATGACCCATCCGGCCGAGGACAGGGGCCTGGCCCTGCAGGGGAAGCCCCTGAAGCTGCTGACCTTCAACCTGCAGGTGGGCATCCAGACCTCGGCCTACCATCACTACCTGACCCGGGGCTGGCAGCACCTGCTGCCCCACCCCCGCCGCGGCGAGCGCCTCGACGCCATGGGCGAGGTGCTCGGCGGCTTCGACATCGTCGGCCTGCAGGAGGTGGACGGCGGCAGCTTCCGTTCCGGCCACGTCAATCAGGTCGAATACCTGGCCAGCCACGCCGGCTTCCCCCACCACTACCAGCAGCTGAACCGCAACCTGGGTCGCGTGGCCCAGCACAGCAACGGCCTGCTGTCGAAGCTGACCCCGGCGCGCATCGAGGAGCACCGCCTGCCCGGCACCCTGCCCGGCCGCGGCGCCATCCACGCCCGCTTCGGCGACGGCCCCGACGCCCTGCACGTGTTCGTCGCCCACCTGGCACTGAGCCATCGCGGCCGCGTGCGCCAGCTCGACTACCTCAGCGAGCTGATCCAGCCCCTGCGCCACGTGGTGGTGATGGGCGACCTCAACTGCACGCCGGACCAGATCCACGCCCATTCGCGCTTCCGCGAGGCCCTGCCGCTGCATCCGGTGCGCCCACCGCTGAGCTATCCCTCCTGGCAGCCCCGCCGCGCCCTGGATCACATCCTGCTCTCCGACTCCCTGGAGGCCGACCGGGTCGAGGTGCTGGAGCACCTGTTCTCCGACCACCTGCCGGTGGCGATCGAGATCCAGCTGCCCGACGCCTGCCGCACCAGCCTGGGCCGCGCCTAGCGCCCCGGCATCGGGACAGGGGTAAGACCAATGTCCCACCCGGCCTTCTGACAGGCGTTGACCAATTCCCGTATAGTCGGCTGGGCCGTTTCAACGCACGGCGCTAATATCTCGACATCCTTGCAACCTCGAGCGATCGCCCATGCCTTCCACCCACGAGCTCCCGAGCCTCCTGGCCCGGCTCGACCGCTTCTCCGAGTGGCTCGGCCGCGGCCTGTCCTGGCTGATCCTGCTGATGATGCTGGTCCAGTTCCTGATCGTGGTGCTGCGCTATGCCTTCAGCATCAACAGCATCCCCATGCAGGAATCGGTGATGTACATGCACGCCACGGTGTTCATGCTGGCCGCCGGCTACACTCTGCGCCACGGCGGCCACGTACGGGTGGACATCTTCTATCGGGCCATGACGGCGAAGCGCAAGGCGCTGGTCGATCTGCTGGGCACGCTGTTCCTGCTGCTGCCCTTCATGACCTTCGTGATCCTGTCCAGCCTGGGCTACGTCAGCAAGTCCTGGGCGATCCTCGAGACCTCGCCGGACACCGGCGGCATCCCCGGCATCTTCCTGCTCAAGACCCTGATCCCGGTGTTCGCCGGGCTGATGATCCTGCAGGGCCTGGTCGAGGCCTCGCGTAACCTGCTGATCCTGATCGGCCGCATCGATCCCGAGGCCGACGTCCCCGACCACCACGAGGAGCACCTGTGATGCTGGAGTTCATGCCACTGGTGCTGTTCGCCGTGATCTGCACCGTCCTGATGTTCGGCTACCCGGTCGCCCTGTCGCTGGCCGGCACCGCCCTGGCCTTCGCCGGCCTGGGCTTCGGCCTCGAGGCGCTGGGCGTCGACGCCAACTTCGACGGCGGCTACCTGGCCGCCTTCCCCAACCGCCTCTACGGCATCATGAGCAACCAGACGCTGCTGGCGGTGCCGCTGTTCGTGCTGATGGGGGTGCTGCTGGAGAAATCCCGGGTCGCGGAGACGCTGCTCGAGGCCATGGCGTTGCTGTTCGGCTCGCTGCGCGGCGGCCTCGGCATCTCGGTGACCGTGGTCGGCATGCTGCTGGCCGCCTCCACCGGCATCGTCGGCGCCACCGTGGTCACCATGGGCCTGATGTCGCTGCCGACCATGCTCAAGCGCGGCTACAGCATGCCGCTGGCCACCGGCACCATCTGCGCCACCGGCACCCTGGGCCAGATCATCCCGCCTTCCATCGCCCTGGTGCTGCTGGGCGACGTGCTGTCCTCCGCCTACCAGCAGGCCCAGCTGTCGATGGGCATCTTCAGTCCCAAGACCGTCTCGGTGGGTGACCT
It includes:
- the dapF gene encoding diaminopimelate epimerase, producing the protein MLLQFTKMHGLGNDFMVVDLISQRARLRDEQIRALADRRFGIGFDQLLVVEPPRDPDMDFRYRIYNADGSEVENCGNGARCFARFVRDQRLTHKHEIRVETAGGPLTLVVEEDERVRVDMGTPRFTPEALPFEADEDRPRHALTVEGETLEVGVVSMGNPHAVLRVDDVDGAPVERLGPLIEHHPRFPKRVNAGFMQVVSPHDIRLRVYERGSGETLACGTGACAAVATGIRLGWLESPVTVHLPGGDLEIAWSGDDAHLTMTGPATRVFEGRVPLA
- a CDS encoding DUF484 family protein gives rise to the protein MSQAAPEPRKTLDPDVVAQWLARHPDFFVGREGLLQQLRVPHPEARGATSLLERLVHDLRGRAEQAENRLEQLLESARHNEAQYRRTRELVLALLEAEDGDALGQALATQFSERFQTPALALWCPASLTDDEPTPPQAPRQVLDDHATRRLNALLDGRTSRCVRLTPGDWKRLLPHAPAPEQAGSCALARLTLGEPMGYLVLASPAPDHFRASMDTLFTEYVGDVVARLLVRLAPARHG
- a CDS encoding tyrosine recombinase XerC, whose amino-acid sequence is MADDTLLARQVEACLAELARTASPATVSAYRQDLAALTDFLDAQGVDDGGALDVALMRRFLGGERARGLAPRSLARRRAAVARFAEWLRRDGRLAHNPTELVRTPKAPKDLPRPVDVDALARFLDTPHDGSPLAVRDQAMLELFYSSGLRLAELAALDLSDLQPQRVRVLGKGGKPRQVPVGGRARQALDAWLSVRGALAGDGESALFVGARGRRLGHRAIQQRLAQLARRRGLDEHLHPHRLRHSFASHLLESSQDLRAVQELLGHAHLSTTQVYTRLDWQHLATGYDAAHPRARRRPDDSDTSP
- a CDS encoding HAD family hydrolase produces the protein MTRRPLHHPGHHPGQRPLQALTFDLDDTLWDNQGVMALTEDGHYAWLDESLAAWLAERGEHALGRFAERQPIEAYQRRRRELAERHPLRRGDFTWIREQALCALLEEFGLPRSAAWMWALAAMEHFHHLRLRVSPYPEVEPMLEDLRSRYRLASITNGNLAFHRLELSRHFEVSIAAGEMHAPKPDPRCFLMTLAKLGTTPERAMHIGDSWQEDILPAVRLGMQAAWIAGDTPHGEAMPAGVHRLSHIRELPALLERLGRA
- the yihA gene encoding ribosome biogenesis GTP-binding protein YihA/YsxC, which codes for MSRLNYQAASFITSAPTLAKCPADAGAEVAFAGRSNAGKSSAINALTRQKALARTSKTPGRTQLINFFSLDEGDEHRLVDLPGYGYAKVPEQVKLEWQRHLSDYLRRRASLRGLVLLMDVRHPLTEFDQTLLGWADEADMPVHILLTKADKLKRGAAKNALQQVRSRLREWEDLVTVQLFSSLKKDGIEEVHQRLDDWLLAEPR
- a CDS encoding c-type cytochrome, which translates into the protein MRKLLASLAITLGASGATHAASLADADAAAGRDKAAACAACHGQDGIGITPAFPNLAGQQASYLAKQIMDIRDGNRQVPQMVGQVDGFSDQDAWDVAAYYAGMEPALGQADPDPALVERGRELYRAGDMEKGLPACAACHTPTGAGIGSAGYPALSGQQRDYVVTTLQAFAAGERANDPSAIMRDIAAKMSERDMEAVANYVHGLH
- a CDS encoding thiol:disulfide interchange protein DsbA/DsbL; protein product: MLKSLMVAVAGLGLSTFASAAPVAGQDYTVLDEPVQTQVADGKIEVTEAFWYGCPHCYALEDSLNAWVDELPEDVEFQRMPATMGGAWNRHATAFYAAQQLGIQQQMHSDFFDAIHEQGAQLTDSEDIAAFFSQYGVSEDEALDALDAFGVKSQVNRAHARMRSMKLMGVPALIVDGRFVVSPSTAGSLDNMPQIAGALVDQVREERAE
- a CDS encoding endonuclease/exonuclease/phosphatase family protein, giving the protein MTHPAEDRGLALQGKPLKLLTFNLQVGIQTSAYHHYLTRGWQHLLPHPRRGERLDAMGEVLGGFDIVGLQEVDGGSFRSGHVNQVEYLASHAGFPHHYQQLNRNLGRVAQHSNGLLSKLTPARIEEHRLPGTLPGRGAIHARFGDGPDALHVFVAHLALSHRGRVRQLDYLSELIQPLRHVVVMGDLNCTPDQIHAHSRFREALPLHPVRPPLSYPSWQPRRALDHILLSDSLEADRVEVLEHLFSDHLPVAIEIQLPDACRTSLGRA
- a CDS encoding TRAP transporter small permease subunit, which produces MPSTHELPSLLARLDRFSEWLGRGLSWLILLMMLVQFLIVVLRYAFSINSIPMQESVMYMHATVFMLAAGYTLRHGGHVRVDIFYRAMTAKRKALVDLLGTLFLLLPFMTFVILSSLGYVSKSWAILETSPDTGGIPGIFLLKTLIPVFAGLMILQGLVEASRNLLILIGRIDPEADVPDHHEEHL